One Primulina huaijiensis isolate GDHJ02 chromosome 8, ASM1229523v2, whole genome shotgun sequence genomic region harbors:
- the LOC140982156 gene encoding uncharacterized protein, with the protein MDTIHFENIHLEEEEETLSLRDLPLHGDDWEQDFFSQELTSFSSSENDFFEFFSQEYFNPTPPSGIQPENIIFCGKLFPYKQPYSDAKSSSESRKQEAHTEKDQDCGVSRWNFDSSSSNSERCIDPKNIDKTRAIPLSLAQKKDKGRHVSSPMHNSPNKVKECDLQVQKFPMMASSSSGKSKWYLFLSGIPRFSNSIELNGVNSRRIRRQNPPPAFRNISDDGDRGWRMGGLIGALSCGGHSQADTMVAASICRAALK; encoded by the coding sequence ATGGACACAATTCACTTTGAAAACATTCATCTAGAAGAAGAGGAGGAAACACTTTCTTTAAGGGATCTTCCATTGCATGGTGATGATTGGGAACAAGATTTTTTCTCACAAGAATTAACATCCTTCTCCTCCTCCGAAAACGATTTTTTCGAGTTCTTTAGCCAAGAATACTTCAACCCTACTCCACCATCCGGAATCCAGCCGGAGAACATCATCTTCTGTGGAAAACTTTTCCCTTACAAACAGCCATATTCCGATGCAAAAAGTTCATCCGAAAGCAGGAAACAAGAAGCCCATACCGAGAAAGATCAAGATTGTGGAGTTTCAAGGTGGAATTTTGATTCCAGCAGTAGTAATTCTGAAAGATGCATCGACCCCAAGAATATTGATAAAACGAGAGCAATTCCATTAAGCCTAGCGCAGAAGAAAGACAAAGGTCGCCATGTTTCTAGCCCAATGCATAATTCACCAAATAAAGTTAAAGAGTGCGATTTACAGGTGCAGAAATTCCCTATGATGGCTTCTTCGTCTTCCGGGAAATCTAAATGGTACTTGTTCTTATccggtataccgagattttcGAATTCCATTGAACTAAATGGTGTAAACAGTAGACGGATTCGCCGGCAGAACCCACCACCGGCGTTTAGAAATATCAGCGACGACGGAGATAGAGGATGGCGGATGGGGGGGCTAATCGGAGCCCTGAGCTGCGGCGGCCACAGCCAGGCAGACACTATGGTGGCAGCTTCTATCTGCCGAGCTGCACTCAAGTGA
- the LOC140982401 gene encoding uncharacterized protein, producing the protein MDFVFGNLNGGSSSFNQDINKCPFLRNINEPTNLSFSMPMAFPMLLRDGKGPIFEDGPNFDMAFRLFHGQNGVVPLSERSFIRTEKCPSESSPVHFNPLGAKAATISLSAFGPGGPFGFDAFSKKWMKKSKKSSSSKNESSKGMESEHEAMGNEWLQNGNCPIAKSYRAVSHVLPLVAKVFKPPPGMKYRCPPAVVAARSAIAKTAFAKNLRPQPLPTKVLVIGILGMAANVPLGIWREHTEKFSPSWFAAVHAAVPFIGILRKSILMPKAAMAFTIAASILGQVIGSRAERLRLKSVATRKLAVVESSSSLPTQLAVGGVGGGYCGEIIDWKQNSIEAPSSSADVFC; encoded by the exons ATGGATTTTGTCTTCGGAAACTTGAATGGGGGATCCTCATCTTTCAACCAGGACATCAATAAGTGTCCATTTTTGCGAAATATTAACGAGCCAACAAACCTTTCCTTCTCAATGCCTATGGCTTTCCCTATGCTG TTACGAgatggaaaaggtcccatattTGAGGATGGTCCCAACTTTGACATGGCATTCAGGCTTTTCCATGGGCAGAATGGTGTTGTTCCTCTTTCTGAGAGGTCATTCATTCGTACTGAGAAGTGCCCATCCGAGTCATCTCCTGTTCATTTCAATCCATTGGGAGCAAAGGCAGCCACCATTAGCCTCTCAGCCTTTGGTCCAGGAGGACCTTTCGGGTTCGATGCATTTTCCAAGAAGTGGATGAAAAAAAGCAAGAAATCAAGTTCCTCAAAAAACGAGTCCTCAAAG GGAATGGAATCAGAACACGAAGCAATGGGCAACGAATGGTTACAGAACGGGAATTGCCCCATTGCGAAGTCGTATCGGGCTGTGAGCCATGTCCTTCCTCTTGTAGCAAAGGTCTTTAAACCCCCGCCTGGCATGAAGTATAGGTGTCCTCCAGCTGTGGTCGCTGCCAGGAGTGCTATAGCAAAAACAGCCTTTGCCAAAAACCTTCGACCTCAACCACTACCCACAAAAGTACTTGTTATTGGCATTTTGGGCATGGCGGCAAATGTACCGTTAGGAATATGGAGAGAACACACCGAAAAATTTTCACCTTCTTGGTTTGCTGCCGTTCATGCTGCCGTACCGTTCATAGGTATTCTCCGGAAATCTATCTTGATGCCTAAAGCGGCAATGGCTTTTACCATTGCTGCTTCCATTTTAGGACAGGTGATTGGTTCGAGGGCAGAAAGGCTCCGTCTGAAATCGGTCGCTACCAGAAAGCTGGCTGTTGTTGAATCTTCTAGCAGTTTGCCGACTCAATTGGCTGTTGGTGGAGTTGGGGGTGGATACTGTGGTGAAATTATTGATTGGAAACAGAATTCTATTGAAGCTCCCTCGTCATCAGCTGACGTTTTCTGTTGA